A region of Sphingobium baderi DNA encodes the following proteins:
- a CDS encoding DUF7146 domain-containing protein, with protein MASRHASELAHRLGREAEAVCREYLSSGRRAGNYWQVGDAQNSPGRSLYVRLRDTPKGPAGKWTDAATGDHGDLLDIIREALGLVDFKDVAEEARRFLSLPHPSPEQTGTPTGRTSSIAVGSPEASRRLFAMSQPIPGTLAATYLSGRAITSLIGGTALRYHPRCYYRPDEPSPTEIWPAMIASVTDLDGRQTGAHRTWLAPDGSGKAPVETPRRAMGDLLGHGVRFGVAGDVLVAGEGIETVLSPRQVLPHMPMLAALSAAHLAAILFPATLRRLYVLRDRDPAGDGARDSLIARAASVGIEAVAMSPAREDFNEDLRWRGVDALRAALKDQLHPVDVSRFMEG; from the coding sequence ATGGCTTCGCGTCACGCCTCAGAACTGGCGCATCGCCTCGGCCGCGAGGCCGAGGCGGTCTGCCGCGAATACCTGTCCTCCGGTCGGAGGGCAGGCAATTACTGGCAGGTCGGGGACGCGCAGAACAGCCCCGGCCGCTCCCTCTATGTCCGGCTCAGGGACACCCCCAAAGGTCCGGCCGGGAAATGGACCGACGCCGCCACCGGCGACCATGGCGATCTGCTCGACATCATCCGCGAGGCGCTTGGCCTCGTCGATTTCAAGGATGTGGCCGAGGAAGCGCGCCGTTTCCTCAGTCTCCCGCATCCCTCGCCGGAACAGACAGGGACACCGACCGGCAGGACATCGAGCATTGCCGTCGGTTCGCCCGAAGCGTCGCGGCGGCTGTTCGCCATGTCGCAGCCGATCCCCGGCACGCTCGCGGCGACCTACCTCAGCGGGCGGGCAATCACGTCGCTCATCGGCGGCACCGCACTGCGCTACCATCCCCGGTGCTATTACCGGCCCGACGAGCCTTCGCCCACGGAGATCTGGCCGGCGATGATCGCGTCCGTCACCGACCTTGACGGGCGACAGACCGGCGCGCACCGCACCTGGCTCGCCCCGGACGGCTCGGGCAAGGCGCCTGTCGAAACGCCGAGGCGGGCGATGGGCGACCTTCTCGGACACGGCGTCCGCTTTGGCGTTGCCGGCGATGTGCTGGTCGCCGGAGAGGGCATCGAGACCGTGCTGTCGCCCCGTCAGGTTCTGCCGCACATGCCGATGCTGGCGGCGCTCTCGGCCGCACACCTCGCCGCCATCCTGTTCCCGGCGACGCTACGCAGGCTCTATGTCCTTCGCGATCGTGATCCGGCTGGGGACGGCGCGAGAGACAGCCTGATCGCCCGAGCTGCGAGCGTCGGGATCGAAGCGGTTGCGATGTCGCCAGCGCGCGAGGACTTCAACGAGGATCTGCGCTGGCGCGGCGTCGATGCCCTCCGGGCGGCCCTGAAGGATCAGCTTCATCCCGTGGACGTCAGCCGGTTCATGGAGGGGTGA
- a CDS encoding DUF2493 domain-containing protein — protein MNEDDDAGFEPFHTSSPTDHVLTELQLYGYRAFQDEPDPRPLPEGNAVAAAVADIFDALVSTLGDTRLEPDLDDLLWSTVNLFHRAADRVERELDDNEQGQRRLQREQDGSEVKSVELERLTAEGQTLVERRNSMELFRDLSADAFEHHTGTPWRPRSGSMVNHRNLTSAMIDSRDFLAAKRRTETEVLLPAGPRVAVTGGADFNDHNLIWTKLDQVHAKHTDMVLLHGGSPKGAELIASRWADSRKVPQVAFKPDWTKHAKAAPFKRNDAMLDVLPVGVLVFPGTGIQENLADKARKLGIPVMKFDGGA, from the coding sequence ATGAACGAAGACGATGACGCAGGCTTCGAGCCGTTCCACACCTCATCCCCCACCGATCACGTCCTCACCGAACTCCAGCTCTATGGCTACCGCGCTTTCCAGGACGAACCCGATCCGCGTCCGCTACCGGAGGGCAACGCCGTCGCCGCAGCCGTCGCAGACATCTTCGACGCCCTCGTCTCGACGCTCGGCGACACCCGCCTCGAACCCGATCTCGACGATCTCCTCTGGTCGACGGTCAATCTCTTCCATCGCGCCGCCGACCGGGTCGAACGCGAACTCGACGACAACGAGCAGGGGCAGCGCCGCCTTCAGCGGGAACAGGATGGCAGCGAGGTCAAGAGCGTCGAACTCGAACGCCTCACGGCGGAGGGACAGACCCTGGTCGAACGGCGCAACAGCATGGAACTCTTCCGCGACCTCTCGGCGGACGCCTTCGAGCACCACACCGGCACGCCCTGGCGGCCGCGCAGCGGTTCGATGGTCAACCATCGCAACCTCACCTCGGCAATGATCGACAGCCGCGATTTCCTCGCCGCTAAGCGCCGGACCGAGACCGAGGTGCTGCTGCCCGCCGGTCCCAGAGTCGCCGTCACGGGCGGTGCGGACTTCAACGATCACAACCTGATCTGGACGAAGCTCGATCAGGTTCATGCCAAGCACACGGACATGGTGCTCCTGCACGGCGGCTCGCCGAAGGGCGCCGAACTGATCGCCTCCCGCTGGGCTGACAGTCGCAAGGTGCCGCAGGTCGCCTTCAAGCCCGACTGGACGAAGCACGCCAAGGCCGCGCCCTTCAAGCGCAACGACGCCATGCTCGATGTCCTGCCGGTCGGCGTCCTGGTCTTCCCCGGCACCGGGATTCAGGAGAACCTTGCGGATAAGGCGCGCAAGCTCGGCATTCCAGTCATGAAGTTCGACGGCGGCGCGTAA
- a CDS encoding single-stranded DNA-binding protein, with translation MQNIVILAGNIGQDPETRNTQSGTSITHFTLATSRPRYSEGKVVRDKDGYRVQDTEWHRITAFNGLGKTIQQHCEKGMKVLVRGRIHYTKWTDQQGVERYGCEIIAETVDFLSRAKQTQNEDGKFIDDDDIPF, from the coding sequence ATGCAGAACATCGTCATTCTTGCCGGCAACATCGGCCAGGACCCCGAAACCCGCAACACCCAGAGCGGCACCTCGATCACCCACTTCACGCTGGCCACCTCGCGCCCCCGCTACTCGGAAGGCAAGGTTGTCCGAGACAAGGACGGCTATCGCGTCCAGGACACCGAATGGCACCGGATCACCGCCTTCAACGGCCTCGGTAAGACGATCCAGCAGCATTGCGAGAAGGGCATGAAGGTTCTGGTTCGCGGCCGCATCCACTACACCAAGTGGACCGATCAGCAGGGCGTTGAGCGCTACGGCTGCGAGATCATCGCCGAGACGGTGGACTTCCTCAGCCGGGCAAAGCAGACCCAGAACGAAGACGGCAAGTTCATCGACGACGATGACATCCCGTTCTGA
- a CDS encoding helix-turn-helix domain-containing protein — protein sequence MITSRQTRAARALLGWTQEMLADKAKVSLTALKRMESAAELRVYESTSDQVRRALEAEGIAFIRSGRNEGVMLVDVHEAAERSRVR from the coding sequence ATGATCACTTCCCGACAAACACGGGCCGCGCGCGCATTACTGGGTTGGACACAGGAGATGCTCGCTGACAAGGCCAAGGTTTCGCTGACGGCGCTCAAGCGCATGGAGTCGGCCGCTGAACTGCGTGTGTATGAAAGCACCAGCGACCAGGTCCGCAGAGCGCTTGAGGCCGAAGGAATCGCCTTCATCAGATCGGGCCGCAACGAAGGGGTTATGCTTGTCGATGTGCACGAAGCAGCCGAACGCAGCAGAGTCCGGTAA
- a CDS encoding DNA -binding domain-containing protein has protein sequence MTTIDFLDEAPSMLSLTEYDRQHIKLYARLLDAEADGADWREAAEVLFGICPRTEPDRARRVHDSHLARAHWMTEHGYRQLRRGRPH, from the coding sequence ATGACCACAATTGATTTCCTCGACGAAGCCCCTTCCATGCTGTCGCTCACCGAATATGACCGACAGCACATCAAACTCTATGCTCGTCTGCTGGACGCAGAGGCAGATGGAGCAGACTGGCGGGAAGCGGCCGAGGTTCTTTTCGGCATCTGTCCAAGGACTGAGCCGGACCGCGCTCGCCGCGTCCACGACAGCCATCTGGCTCGCGCACACTGGATGACCGAGCATGGCTACCGGCAGCTCAGGCGCGGCCGGCCTCATTAG
- a CDS encoding transcriptional regulator domain-containing protein produces the protein MTPDTREWRSSTTYDYLDRADVNALAWECLRRNLDYQRDYANSIRTASELGPETEAIGGRWGLRFPRQAQPECTRTTGFLDAGS, from the coding sequence ATGACGCCCGATACAAGAGAATGGCGATCATCAACTACATACGACTATCTCGATCGGGCAGATGTGAATGCACTGGCGTGGGAGTGCCTTCGGCGCAATCTCGATTACCAGCGCGACTACGCAAACTCCATCCGCACGGCCTCCGAACTCGGGCCTGAGACCGAAGCGATCGGCGGTCGCTGGGGTCTCCGATTTCCCCGCCAGGCCCAGCCTGAATGCACTCGAACAACCGGTTTTCTGGACGCCGGAAGCTGA
- a CDS encoding DUF2285 domain-containing protein, which yields MPLDAHSLDRVQSLIRLWRSLHGLPVSQDSRMTAQQRRRLKNMLRAADGRLHNADYREIAEAIFGVERVASDPWKTSALRDAVLDLVKDGFAMIDGGYRKLLRHRRRS from the coding sequence ATTCCGCTCGACGCCCACAGCCTGGATCGTGTCCAGTCACTGATCAGACTCTGGCGAAGCCTTCACGGCCTGCCTGTGTCACAGGACAGCCGGATGACGGCGCAGCAGCGCCGTCGTCTCAAAAACATGCTCCGCGCCGCTGACGGCCGTTTGCACAATGCCGACTATCGCGAGATCGCCGAAGCGATTTTCGGCGTTGAACGCGTTGCCAGCGACCCATGGAAAACGTCCGCGCTCCGGGACGCTGTCCTCGATCTGGTCAAGGACGGCTTCGCGATGATCGACGGCGGTTACCGCAAGCTTCTTCGTCACCGCCGTCGTTCGTAA
- a CDS encoding helix-turn-helix transcriptional regulator, with protein sequence MNANLATLPPRFLRTKEAAEFLSLSARTLEKHRTYGTGPAYRKLGGRVVYSVNELEAWAERGAVTSTSDPRGSVLPAKRHEPAPASHAGRHAR encoded by the coding sequence ATGAACGCCAATCTCGCGACCCTGCCGCCGCGCTTCCTCCGCACCAAGGAAGCCGCAGAATTCCTCAGTCTCTCGGCCCGTACTCTCGAAAAGCACCGGACCTACGGCACCGGGCCGGCCTATCGCAAGCTTGGCGGGCGCGTCGTCTATTCCGTCAATGAGCTTGAGGCATGGGCTGAACGCGGCGCCGTGACGTCCACCTCCGATCCGCGGGGCAGCGTGCTGCCCGCGAAACGCCATGAGCCCGCACCGGCATCCCATGCCGGCCGTCACGCCCGCTGA
- a CDS encoding replication initiator protein A, which produces MTTRHRPSPERGQLDLFHALPGDFAPRDAQDLMAYPFFSLSKSHRTAPIDFVAGDVSIRVEAVPDHGMATIWDADILIWAASQIVEARDKGLRTSRLMAATPYEILNFIGRGVSMRDYQRLKAALDRLQSTTVATSIRQAAEGRRHRFSWINEWQERTDRHGRPAGIELIVPDWFYRAVLDDALVLTIDRDYFGLTGGLDRWLYRIVRKHGGKQRNGWRFDFRHLHQKSGSLSPFKRFAFELRDIIRRQPLPGYSLFLEVEVGGRLLLAFEPSAACGQPVDGLVLSGTRPIVLSGTGGSCYREPKQGVSSGNKKRNRALNLESNQESNFLERARDVENIAGRRPNQAKKPSLQAHVTDQALRSSACTDRSSGHAHRTFGDEPGGAK; this is translated from the coding sequence ATGACGACGCGGCATCGCCCATCTCCGGAGCGCGGACAACTCGATCTGTTCCACGCGCTCCCTGGCGATTTCGCGCCCCGCGACGCGCAGGACCTCATGGCCTATCCGTTCTTCTCCCTCTCCAAGTCACACCGCACCGCGCCGATCGATTTCGTCGCCGGCGACGTGAGCATCCGCGTCGAGGCGGTTCCCGATCATGGCATGGCCACAATCTGGGATGCCGACATCCTCATCTGGGCGGCGAGCCAGATCGTCGAAGCGCGCGACAAAGGTCTTCGCACTTCGCGCCTGATGGCCGCCACCCCCTACGAGATCCTCAATTTCATCGGCCGCGGCGTATCGATGCGCGATTATCAGCGCCTCAAGGCTGCCCTCGACCGGCTGCAGTCGACCACGGTCGCAACCTCGATACGGCAAGCGGCCGAAGGCCGCCGCCACCGTTTCTCCTGGATCAATGAATGGCAGGAGCGCACCGATCGCCATGGGCGTCCCGCCGGCATCGAGCTGATCGTGCCGGACTGGTTCTACCGCGCCGTTCTCGACGATGCGCTCGTCCTGACCATCGACCGGGACTATTTCGGTCTCACTGGAGGCCTCGACCGCTGGCTCTACCGCATTGTGCGCAAGCATGGCGGCAAACAACGCAATGGCTGGCGCTTCGACTTCCGCCACCTGCATCAGAAATCCGGCAGTCTTTCGCCATTCAAGCGCTTCGCGTTCGAGCTGCGCGACATCATTCGCCGCCAGCCATTGCCCGGCTACTCGCTGTTCCTTGAGGTCGAAGTCGGCGGCCGGTTGCTGCTTGCTTTTGAACCATCGGCGGCCTGTGGACAACCTGTGGACGGCCTCGTGCTATCAGGAACCCGACCTATCGTGCTATCGGGAACCGGAGGCTCGTGCTATCGGGAACCGAAACAGGGTGTAAGCTCTGGAAACAAAAAGCGAAATCGCGCCCTTAACTTAGAGTCTAACCAAGAATCTAACTTCTTAGAGCGCGCGCGCGATGTGGAAAACATCGCCGGAAGGCGGCCGAACCAGGCCAAAAAGCCATCACTTCAAGCGCATGTAACCGATCAGGCTCTTCGTAGCTCCGCCTGTACGGACCGCTCTTCCGGCCACGCGCATCGCACCTTCGGCGACGAGCCTGGAGGCGCGAAATGA
- the parA gene encoding ParA family partition ATPase, which yields MIVALLNQKGGVGKTTLALHLSGQWAREGKRITLIDADPQGSALDWSQQRTREGLPRLFGVIGLARDTLHREAPELARDADHIVIDGPPRVAGLMRSALLAADLVLIPVQPSPLDGWASAEMLALLAEARIYRPQLMARFVLNRCAARTVIARETAETLADHDPPLLSATIGQRVAFADLAQSGRLVFEADDNSAAAREIAALTAEVGRLAP from the coding sequence ATGATCGTCGCGCTTCTCAATCAGAAAGGCGGCGTCGGCAAAACGACGCTCGCGCTGCATCTTTCCGGTCAATGGGCGCGTGAAGGCAAGCGCATCACCCTGATCGATGCCGACCCACAGGGATCGGCGCTCGACTGGTCGCAGCAACGCACCCGCGAGGGCCTGCCTCGCCTGTTCGGCGTCATCGGCTTGGCGCGCGACACACTTCATCGCGAAGCGCCCGAGCTCGCGCGTGACGCCGATCACATCGTCATCGACGGACCACCGCGCGTTGCAGGTCTTATGCGTTCGGCGCTGCTCGCCGCCGATCTTGTCCTGATCCCTGTGCAGCCGTCACCGCTCGATGGCTGGGCCTCGGCCGAAATGCTGGCGCTGCTCGCAGAGGCCCGAATCTATCGGCCGCAACTCATGGCCCGCTTCGTACTCAACCGCTGCGCTGCACGCACCGTCATCGCCCGCGAGACCGCCGAGACATTGGCCGACCACGATCCGCCCCTGCTGTCGGCGACGATCGGCCAGCGTGTCGCCTTCGCCGACCTAGCACAGTCCGGGCGCCTCGTTTTTGAGGCCGACGACAATAGCGCGGCCGCGCGCGAGATCGCCGCCCTGACTGCGGAAGTCGGGAGGTTGGCGCCATGA
- a CDS encoding DUF2840 domain-containing protein — protein MTGIAAPRMRGGSMPSSFQTDRLTHVELTWVEKQIEYWIRFGQDVQETILDRRRRVLSFRPGTTFAFVRWASNDFGTIISRIDIVRAITPGEAYQTLPFVRPGGDILLKIESWPKVERVLQLIDAIEALSLDPAEAAPDYWRHVHNRLSAGQDARRYSRDQHQAWLKRRRIAP, from the coding sequence ATGACCGGCATCGCGGCCCCCCGCATGCGCGGCGGCTCGATGCCGTCGTCTTTTCAAACCGACCGTCTCACCCACGTCGAGCTGACATGGGTGGAAAAGCAGATCGAATACTGGATCAGGTTCGGTCAAGACGTGCAGGAGACGATCCTTGATCGCCGCCGCCGCGTCCTCTCCTTCAGGCCCGGCACGACTTTCGCCTTCGTCCGGTGGGCGTCCAACGACTTCGGCACGATCATCTCGCGCATCGATATCGTGCGCGCCATCACGCCCGGCGAAGCCTATCAGACGCTGCCCTTTGTACGCCCCGGCGGCGACATCCTGCTCAAGATCGAAAGCTGGCCGAAGGTTGAACGCGTGCTGCAGCTCATCGACGCGATCGAGGCCCTTTCGCTCGATCCGGCCGAAGCCGCGCCAGACTATTGGCGGCATGTACACAACCGACTGAGCGCCGGCCAGGACGCACGCCGCTACTCGCGCGATCAGCACCAGGCGTGGCTTAAGCGTCGGAGGATCGCGCCATGA
- a CDS encoding S26 family signal peptidase, translating into MTDLKWAMATFVASSAIAVTTWIDAPTKLIWNASASTPIGFYSVEPAKRLEVTDLVAVAAPEPIASFLADGGYLPRDTPLLKRVLGLPGQTVCRSGVLISVDGVAMGTALQRDRIDRPLPDWQGCRIVADGEIFLMNWDVPDSLDGRYFGPIPASAVIGRAVPLWTDEDGHGRFEWRAPTR; encoded by the coding sequence ATGACCGACCTCAAATGGGCCATGGCGACGTTCGTAGCGTCCAGCGCGATCGCCGTGACGACGTGGATCGACGCCCCCACCAAACTCATCTGGAATGCCTCGGCCAGCACCCCGATCGGTTTCTATTCGGTCGAACCTGCAAAGCGGCTCGAAGTCACCGATCTGGTCGCCGTCGCTGCGCCGGAACCGATTGCGAGCTTCCTCGCCGATGGCGGATACCTGCCGCGCGACACGCCGCTCCTGAAACGGGTCCTTGGCCTTCCCGGGCAGACCGTCTGCCGCTCCGGCGTCCTGATCAGTGTCGACGGCGTCGCGATGGGAACGGCACTCCAACGCGACCGCATCGACCGACCGCTCCCCGATTGGCAGGGCTGCCGCATCGTCGCGGACGGCGAGATCTTCCTCATGAACTGGGACGTTCCCGACAGTCTGGACGGCCGCTATTTCGGCCCGATCCCGGCCAGCGCCGTCATCGGCCGCGCGGTTCCCTTGTGGACCGACGAGGACGGCCACGGCCGCTTCGAATGGCGGGCGCCAACGCGGTGA
- a CDS encoding DUF736 domain-containing protein, with product MPQIGEFTREESGFTGRIHTLTLFREITIVPVDPSDVENAPSYRVHHGADDNAPEIGAAWTESSEKAGEYLSLLIDDPSFAQPIRARLFQNGADTTSWSLHWSRPQKRGERE from the coding sequence ATGCCGCAAATCGGCGAGTTCACCCGCGAGGAATCTGGCTTCACCGGCCGCATTCATACGCTCACCCTGTTTCGCGAGATCACCATCGTTCCCGTCGATCCTTCGGACGTCGAGAACGCGCCGAGCTACCGCGTCCATCACGGCGCGGACGATAACGCACCGGAGATCGGCGCGGCTTGGACGGAGTCCAGCGAAAAGGCTGGCGAATATCTGTCACTGCTGATCGACGACCCCAGCTTTGCGCAGCCGATCCGTGCCCGCCTGTTCCAGAACGGGGCTGATACGACCTCCTGGTCTTTGCACTGGAGCCGCCCTCAGAAGCGCGGCGAACGGGAATAG
- a CDS encoding lytic transglycosylase domain-containing protein, which yields MRIARTNPASPMLTGRPRAARCIILFLLSGLSVSAAPPLAVLAQSAQSIAQPIHDPHAAFVTEASQRFGIPEHWIRSVRRVESADDVRAVSSAGAMGLMQVMPATWAELRVRYGLGRDPFDPRDNIIAGTAYLREMYDRYGSPGFLAAYSAGPGRYEEYLAGRPLPAETRAYVATLAPLIGGANLSPPAPGTVAVAAADPHAWRRAPLFVTPSAHGLDARKTISEPQENDARTAPSSGEGPTNSVQSGSIFVARADDGDPQ from the coding sequence ATGCGGATCGCTCGCACGAACCCCGCATCGCCGATGTTAACCGGGCGGCCTCGCGCTGCCCGGTGCATCATCCTCTTCCTCCTTTCCGGCCTGTCTGTTTCCGCCGCGCCGCCGCTCGCTGTACTGGCGCAGAGCGCTCAGTCGATCGCGCAGCCAATCCACGATCCTCACGCCGCCTTCGTGACCGAAGCCTCGCAGCGTTTCGGCATTCCCGAACACTGGATCAGGTCGGTGCGCCGCGTCGAAAGCGCCGACGACGTGCGCGCCGTCTCATCGGCGGGCGCAATGGGCCTGATGCAGGTCATGCCCGCCACCTGGGCGGAATTGCGCGTCCGTTATGGCCTTGGACGCGATCCGTTCGACCCGCGCGACAACATCATCGCTGGTACGGCCTATCTGCGCGAAATGTACGATCGCTACGGATCGCCGGGCTTTCTTGCAGCCTATAGCGCTGGACCCGGACGCTATGAGGAATACCTCGCGGGCCGCCCCCTTCCGGCAGAAACCCGCGCCTATGTCGCCACGCTCGCGCCATTGATCGGGGGGGCTAACCTGTCGCCACCCGCACCGGGGACCGTCGCTGTTGCCGCCGCCGATCCGCACGCTTGGCGGCGAGCTCCGCTCTTCGTCACGCCGTCAGCCCACGGTCTGGATGCGCGCAAAACGATATCCGAACCGCAAGAAAACGACGCCCGGACTGCGCCGTCATCGGGCGAAGGTCCCACCAATTCTGTGCAAAGCGGCAGCATTTTCGTTGCCCGTGCCGACGATGGAGACCCGCAATGA
- a CDS encoding relaxase/mobilization nuclease domain-containing protein, protein MSEGDSDFRVRPGRIKSTRAPKSKSFINQVLRASKKAGHSSGEGQTAKRSAGRGHSTFGRGRTSFSRSRIFTALRRVVIKARVVRHQGKSFRSAPLSAHVSYLKREGVSRDGEKGVLFDATNERADDLAFSDRCRDDRHHFRFIVSPEDAGDMTDLREFTRDLANQMESDLGTKLDWVAVDHWNTDNPHVHLLVRGVDETGADLVISRDYISRGLRSRAEDLVSIELGPKPEHEIRNALEKEVTAERWTRLDVEIRIAADETGFIDLRPEANGKTDPSLRRLMIGRLQHLERMELAAQGAPGEWTVGLQAERTLRDLGIRGDIIKTMHRAFTERGQDRGVSDYTIDGGGAGSPVIGRLVDRGLHDELTGEAYAVIDGTDGRAHHVRFRGIEAFEHAPPIGGIVEVRRFGGPDDPRPTLALANRSDFDLNRQITAPGATWLDHRLVEREAMPMSMGGFGAEVRDAMQARAEHLADEGLAHRHGQRILLQRDLLNTLRQRELDAVGTKLQSEHGLPYQKAQAGEHVAGVYRQRIALTSGRFAMIDNGLGFQLVPWTPPLEKKLGQHIAGVAKGHGGIEWSLGRQRGLGL, encoded by the coding sequence ATGAGCGAGGGCGACAGCGATTTCCGCGTCCGCCCAGGACGCATCAAATCCACGCGCGCACCCAAGTCCAAGAGCTTCATCAATCAAGTGCTGAGGGCTTCGAAGAAGGCCGGGCACAGCTCTGGCGAAGGGCAGACCGCCAAGAGAAGCGCCGGCCGTGGTCATTCAACCTTCGGGCGTGGACGAACCAGCTTCAGCCGTTCGCGCATATTCACTGCTTTGCGCCGTGTCGTCATCAAGGCGCGCGTGGTCCGCCATCAGGGCAAGTCATTCCGCTCCGCGCCACTCTCGGCTCATGTGTCCTACCTGAAGCGCGAAGGCGTCAGCCGTGACGGGGAGAAGGGGGTCTTGTTCGACGCGACGAACGAGCGCGCCGACGATCTCGCCTTCTCCGACCGATGCAGGGATGACCGGCATCATTTTCGATTCATCGTCTCGCCCGAAGACGCGGGGGACATGACCGATCTGCGAGAGTTCACCCGCGACCTCGCCAATCAGATGGAATCGGATCTGGGCACCAAGCTCGACTGGGTCGCCGTCGATCACTGGAACACCGACAATCCACATGTGCATTTGCTTGTGCGCGGCGTCGACGAGACCGGCGCCGATCTGGTCATCTCGCGCGATTACATCAGCCGCGGCCTGCGCTCCCGCGCCGAGGATCTTGTCTCCATCGAGCTCGGCCCCAAGCCCGAACATGAAATCCGCAACGCGCTGGAAAAGGAAGTCACCGCCGAGCGCTGGACACGGCTCGATGTTGAAATCCGCATCGCCGCCGACGAGACCGGCTTTATCGACCTGCGCCCCGAGGCGAACGGCAAGACCGATCCCTCGCTGCGCCGCCTGATGATCGGCAGACTCCAGCATCTCGAAAGGATGGAGCTCGCGGCACAAGGCGCTCCAGGGGAATGGACCGTCGGGTTGCAGGCCGAACGCACACTGCGCGATCTCGGCATTCGCGGCGACATCATCAAGACCATGCACCGCGCCTTCACCGAGCGTGGTCAGGATCGCGGCGTCAGCGATTACACGATCGACGGCGGCGGGGCGGGTTCACCCGTTATTGGCCGCCTGGTCGATCGCGGCCTGCATGACGAGCTGACCGGCGAAGCCTATGCCGTGATCGACGGCACGGACGGCCGCGCGCACCATGTCCGCTTCCGCGGGATCGAGGCCTTCGAGCATGCGCCCCCGATTGGCGGCATCGTCGAGGTACGTCGCTTCGGCGGCCCCGACGATCCCCGGCCGACGCTGGCGCTCGCCAACCGATCGGATTTCGATCTCAACCGCCAGATCACGGCGCCGGGCGCGACCTGGCTGGATCATCGCCTGGTTGAGCGCGAGGCGATGCCCATGTCGATGGGAGGCTTCGGCGCCGAGGTGCGCGACGCCATGCAGGCGCGCGCCGAGCATCTGGCCGATGAAGGCCTTGCCCACCGGCATGGCCAACGCATCCTGCTGCAACGCGATCTCCTCAATACGCTGCGGCAGCGCGAGCTCGATGCCGTTGGCACGAAGCTCCAGAGCGAACACGGACTGCCGTACCAGAAAGCGCAGGCCGGCGAGCATGTCGCCGGTGTCTATCGCCAGCGTATCGCGCTCACCTCGGGCCGCTTCGCCATGATCGACAATGGGCTCGGCTTCCAGCTCGTGCCCTGGACACCGCCGCTCGAAAAGAAGCTCGGCCAGCATATCGCCGGCGTCGCCAAGGGGCATGGCGGCATCGAGTGGAGCCTGGGCCGCCAGCGCGGCCTGGGCCTCTAG